AACTGTTTTACAATAGTCATAAATACCgacaaaatacaacaaaaaaatTGAGTAACCCGTTTCCTCATTTTTCTGTGAAAACTTCATTAAATTCCCCTGACAATAACCATGAATTCATTTCACTATACAAATACCGAAAACTAATTTTAAAAAAGATACTACAAGTCACAAATTTCTGCCATAAACAATCATTTTTGTCCAAATTTAAGCTTGTCCAGTGGTGTCGCTGCCATCAATGAGTATTTTCTCTAGTCGGCGTTAAAGAATGTCAGATTCACAAAATATAGGGTCGGTCAGGTCATTAGAAAACACTTAGAAATTATAGTATAAAATAGGACCGCACTGATAAACAACGAACAACATTCAAAGTATCCAGTTTGTTAACAACAGTTGGTGTGATGCTGTGGGTTAGCCAATTAGATGATTAATTCGATTAATCACTCATATCGTTGATTGGCCAACCTATATTAAATCAATCTATTCATTAACACTGGATATGTTACATCGATTATTGACTGACCTCCGAGTCCATATTTATCTAATGACATGTTGGATTTATCAGAGAaatggtttgtctgtctgtttgtttgttgtgtgtgtgtgtgtgtgtgtgtgtgtgtgtgtgtgtgtgtgtgtgtgtgtgtgtttgattaCTGTCTGCAAATCTGAACTGATTAGTATCCCAGCACGAGTATATACTATATGTGTAATTgaggttccgattacgctcaatcttagaataggtggggtaggtagattttttaatttattttttacatacatatttttcttatgtgagtgtctagttcaggtagttatgttttccgttgttttccatatagtctctgtgttattggtttcttctcatcagatgcacagccattatacagattggaagaacaatttcatattgtctttttaagttgatgtcagtttccgcatctactatttcttgcgagacttcgcaatttttgcgattttattattgtttCTAGAGTACgtaaaaagtttagggttggcgtgaaaaactaggtggagtcgggtaaccggaaccaaacaattattttaggCCTAACTATGAAAATCAAGGTATATGCAAGttagacagacacaaactaaaactattggtGCAACATGCTGATATTAGTAATCAATGGACGTTGTAATATCACGCACGCAGGGTGGCGTTTCTGATAACAAGTTTTCCACATCTGTATCATTTGTATCGATATCTGTATAGTTACGGTGTAGGTTCTTTGTAAGGAATAACACACCGGAGGAGAGTATTTAGTCAGAATGGTTTTTGACAGTGACTGCCATTTTAAAGGCACACAGTACTATTATCCAGATGGTTCCAGTCTactaagtgtttttttttacaaagaatgacTGTTTATATTGAGcagttttacaattgtcaatttcaaagcacTTTGAGTACTATGTTTGACATATATGGCCGCACATTCTACcccattcagtgtttacacctATCTTGCTTACAGGATGATTCTATACACATAACCAAACACTTATATCACCTATTTGTGTAGTGTACCAACAATGGTTTCAATTTGACTCTctcttagtttgtctatagtATAGGTTGATATTCATAGTAATTCGAatgatttacattttaatgacgCTTCTAGGGATCGTGACAATGCACGCCCTGGAATCATGGGATaccaatataaatattaatttactcGAATCTTATGATACTACACCTTCACTATGATCAGGAAACACCCACTATTTACTGAGTCAACTCATTGGGGGCAAATtaaacaaatgtacattattttaccAACACTGATTCATAATGTCGTGTAATTGTTTATGATGGACCAATTTTCGCTGACCACATAACTGTTTAGACCTTCATggaaagatatatatatcatcatagTGTCTGGGCTCATTATCATTGCTCTCCGTGCAGTATTTCAGTCAGGAAATCGATCTTAGTAAGTTaccatggcatggcatggcaatAGGCCTACATCATGTTGTCTTCTTTATTCTGCAGCTCGACAGCTTTAGTATTCAGCATTAATCGTGTCGGGATAATAAAGGgcaatagaatagaataatttgctaataaaaaaaacccattgCAAACAACTTTAGTACATTACGTCTTTAATCTTGGCTGAATATTTTTTCTCTGTTCCCTTACCTGTGTGCTCATTCGCTTGGTTTgtgtttgtctatctatctatctatctatctatctatctatctatctatctacctatctatctatctgtcgttctatctatctatctatctatctatctatctatctatctatctatctatctatcgttctatctatctacctatctatctatctatcgttCTATCGTTCTATCTATCGTTCTATCTAtcgtatctgtctgtctgtctgtctgtctgtctgtctgtctgtctatcttcCTATCTATCTAGTTATCTATCTACGTGTCTGTCCATCTatgttaaatgtatgtatgtatgtatgtatgtgtgtatgtatgtatgtatgtatgtatgtatgtatgtatgtatgtacgtacgtacgtacgtacgtacgtacgtacgtctgtatgtatgtatgtatgtatgtatgtatgtatgtatgtatgtatgtatgtatgtatgtatgtatgtatgtatgtctgtctgtctgtctgtctgtatgtatgtatgtatgtatgtatgtatgtatgtatgtatgtactatgtatgtatgtatgtatgtatgtatgtatgtatgtatgtatgtatgtatgtatgtatatatgtatgtatcatcaGTAACCGCCATACTTTCATATATGTGCACGTGACCTGGAATTTAAAGATAGAAAGCATACGTAAATGCGCATTTCTGACAATATTCTGTAGGAATTTGCATCGTTGACGTTGGACGTTCTTGGTGACGCACGAACGAGGTTTTGCATATGCCATTGCGTATGCTATTACTTATGGACAGTCGATTGCGAGTGGGTTTCATCAAGCCCTTGTACACTTAAGCGATCACAATTGGAGGCGCAGTGTCTTTGCAACTTCAGTCTCTCATTAGTCACGTGTTGTGGTCGACCAATTATTGCCAAGCCGTGGGTTAGGCATTGGGTACAGTATTACAGTATTGTGAGAATGCTCATGTATTCAGTTTGGAGTCGTAGAGTGCCAGCACTGGTCTATTACGTTTACTCAAGTACACCATAGTGCAAGTGTCGATATAACTATTGGTGATTGGTTAAGGTAATAACATCAAAATACTTCGTGTACATAAGGTTATTGGCGATTGCATGTAGTGCATGTTGTTATAAACCCTCCGCAAAGTTGATCATGGAATTGTCAATCGCCTTGATGAGTCTAACATGTATACCTGAACGCGTGTTAGATTGAGCTGACGAAGCATACATGTTAACAATGTCGGTACGGTATTAACCCAAATCTTTCTTCTTTGTCCATTTAGGTTTCGTTTCTTCCTTCTCTCCTTTTTGCAATGAACTTTCTACTTCTAATAACATACTGCACCGCTGCCTTGTTCATGATGTCGAGAGGACAGCAACATGACAGTTGTTACCCCGATGTAACGGAATTAGTCATTAATCAGGAAATTTTAGACGAAGACACTGGCTTCAAAAAATTCTGCTCCGGTACTGCTAGTCTGCAAAAGTGCGAAGGGTCATGTGTATCACAAGTTTCACCAAGCGTTGTATCACCAACAGGATTTTTAAAGGTTAGTATACATTATTACTAACGTTTTCTGTTAACACAATATCAATATGGTGACCTTACTCTAGATGTGAGTGGATGGTGGATTGgatacattaattttatactTGGAGTCGATTACAGTGATAACCCTCAACATTTATTTAACATTTTGGTCTTAAAAAAAGCTCTCCTTGTCGAAACCTCGAGCTCAGAGCCGAAACGTGGCAAAACTGTATTTAAAAGCTATGAATAAACGAATAACGTATACGTTAGTGGGGGTACAAAATTTGTCAGTGTATTCACTGCATAATATTATAGTGTTCGATTAAGGATAATACGTACGCAGGGAGGTGTAAACAGTGGCAGGGTTTAAACGAACGGTCGTTGAAGTCCGTtcttgttgctgttgctgttgctgttgctgctgttgttgttgttgttgttgttgttgttgttgttgttgttgttgttgttgttgttgtcgtcgtcgtcgtcgtcgtcgtcgtcgtcgtctcaTAGACCAGTACGAGTTAAGtgacgacccccccccccctcctaagAATCTTTATGCCAGCATATTCACAATATACCAACAATCACTTATGTTTCGCACGTGGTGTCATTGTACCTTTGATCAACATTTATTCGAATACTTGAgttttttcaacttttaaaactgtctttttttaaaatcaaattcagtcagtcaaccaaaaAGATCATTTcgaatgtaaaataaaatacaaatgagGCGCCTTCGAGATCCTATAACAAATATTGTTTGGacatataaataataattactCAGATCAGGGAACTGTCACGCTCAGACGCATCGCTCTGGAGAGAATGTACAATAGCGATTGTTCACCAATTACGCAACTAGGGCAAACATTATTATATCTGATATAAGTTTATCTCGTTATGCCCCCGGCAACCAAAACAAGTTCAATGGTTTGAGGTTATGTCGATGTCAGcacatttgaaatatataaaaatcaaaaacagtttttgaattttctgcgaaaaacacatgtacacagttttGTGTCCTGAGATGATTCTTGGCAACTATATGACTGTACATTACACAATTGCATGGATTAATGATAATAACTACTATTAGCATTGAATATTGACACAAAATTGGTTGTTTCGGTCTCCTTATTTCAATATGGAAGTTTCGTTAGCCTAACAACGATTGTTCAACCCGCTGACAAGTTTTCGAGCACAATTATATATATCGGCAGTAAGCAAACGTGTCTCCAGCATACTAGTATCGTCCAGCAAGGAATTATTTGAAAAAGCTGCACCTTTCTACAACGATGCCCTGAAAAACAGCGGCTATAAGGAAAATTTAACGTATATTGAAACTCCACACATAGGGAACTGAGAAGAGAAATAACAGACAAAGAAACATAATCTGGTTTAATCCACCATTCAACATCGGCAAGATATTTCTCCGTCTAATTGAgaggcacccccccccccccaacaccaAACTACATAAAATCTTCAACAAAGGAAATCTGAAGTTAAGTTACAGTTGCATGCCGAACATGTCGAGTATTGTGAAAGCACACAACAAGTCAGTCAGTACGGACCATACGCTGAAAGCTAATAAATCCTGCAGCTGTAGAGATCGTAAACAGTGTCCACTACTCAACGGCAACTGCCTATCAACCAACGTTATATACAGGGCACAAGTCACACCagataacaacaacacaaaactatACTTTGGGCTAACAGAGAACACATTTAAACAACGATTCTCAACTACGaacacacatttacacgtactaATAAGAAGCTACAGTACAGCATTTTTCAgagccaatctgattaaaatccgatgtagatgtcggctaatcgttcattcaGTGCTATTTTATCTTCGTTAtcttgcctgaattgaccttcgtagtacatgtttaagcttttagcctgatcgcctcctagGATATATTGCGAAATGGCACATATCAGTATTTACAGACGGCATTACATTATCTAGAGTCAAAAATAACATATAAACAATGATTGATAATATGATCACGTGTGGTATGGTGTGATTTTGGTCTTAAGtcattattttggtcaaattgtCGATTATTAACTTTAGCAGTTCAAATTATAGTATTAACGTGGTATCGAATCACAGGTGCTCGTGCAGTTGCTATAgaatatatagaatatatatagaATATCATAGATAACTACATAACGACAGTGAGGCCGAACAGCGAACTACGTATATAGCTACTCCGTAGCTCGCTGAACGTGCATATAGCTTCTCCGTAGCTCGCTGTACGTATAGCTACTCCGTAGCCAGCTGGACGTTTAGCTACTCATTAGCTCGCCGTACGTTTAGCTACTCCATAGCTCGCTGTACGTATAGCTACTCTATAGCTCACTGTACGCTATAGTTACTCCGTAGCTCGCTATATACGTATAGCTACTCCGTAGCTCGCTGTACGTATATAATAGCAATTCCGTAGCTCATTGTACGTATAGCTACTCCGTTCGACCTAACGACCTCACTGTCGTCACTGTCATAGATTTCTATGATGTATGCAACTTCAATAGCACCAGTAGCGTTATTTTGCGGGTCAACTTGTGCGTCAAATGGTGAAAGTGCGGGTCAATTTGCGAGCATCTgtgtatgaaaaattacaaaccaaaagttgttcatgcaaatgagtaaaccgcCAATTGTGTTATTGACTGTATGGGGTggtttcatttgaatttgaaagttTAACTCAGGACTTCATACGTAAAGAGAAATATTGAGATTTGATGacacagatagcactagactattcAAATTAAAAGCAGAGTTCGGAAAGTGTAGGCAGTGTGGTCACACATTTATTCACAGAAACCTAGGTGGAGAGCCTCGACACACCGTAGCCTAGAACTACATTTAGTGTGTTCAAAGTGACTTACTATTCTGATTAAGCTCTGTTTACAGTTCATAGGTATGTCACAGGTATTGCTTTCAAAAGAGTATAAGACGTATCTAATGATGAAATcgtaaacaaacataaacacactGTTGCCAATCCCATAGtcgttttttagcacaactaaactgaactgataaggttcagtagtgccgcgatagtctctctctctctctctctctctctctctctctctctctctctctctctctctctctctctctctctctctctctctctctctctctctctctctctctctctctctctctctctctctctctctctctctctctctctctctctatacattagcgatatgcaaattagggctaaaaacccatgatttttttggtgaaatgtctgtagGAATATTTAGGCCAGATGAgtacagaaattattgttttattgatctaaTTAAACCATTAAAGATTTCAtggggtacttaacataatgtaacaagtgtgtgtgaggaggcgatcaggctaaaagcGTAAagatgtactacgaaggtcaattcaggcaaaataacgaaggtaaaatagcaatgaacgattagccgacatctacatcggattttaatcagattgaatttGGTTgtgattctgaaagtgttactgttacTCTGCAAATTGTGAGTGTCATACTTATGTAATTggccctaacaaccatgaccacgcccttagcaacaaccaaattgcagtatattttgattaaataacaacatcatctggtaggcaagtgagtaaacattcaaaaatgtatgcaaatatccctaacaaccatgactacgcccttagcaacaggcAGACTGTGGTTCATTTCACAAagacaacagggattcttagacaagtgaacaaacattcaaaaggtgtatgcatatatgcctagcaacaagaccacacccatggcaacaaccaaatgatcacagatattgcaaagataacaagtgattaatagacaattgaataaacattcaataatgtatgtaaatgtgcccggcaacaagaccacgccatagcaacagccaaatgatcacgtatattgcaaagataacaatagggattaatagacaaatgacaaaacattcaaaaaatgtatgcaaatatacctaacaacaagaccacatccatagcaacagccatgtgatcacgtatattgcaaagataacatcagggattcatagacaagtgaacgaacattcaaaaaatgtcggcaaatatgtctagcatcatgaccacgcccataacaacagccaaatgatcgcgtatattgcaatgataacaacagggattcatagacaagtgaacggaCATTAAAAACATGTTTCTGTGCTAGCTAAACACAGCCTTTGATTTGATGGGAACAGGCGGAAACATGCCCTCGGCCAGACAGGGTAGATCCAGTAATCGCAGGTCAAATGTAAAATCTCTTTTAAATTACAATGAAAAACCTTGAAACTAGCAATGTCACAGAATTTAGTGTTGATagctgtatgtgtgtgtacacacacgtgGTACAATTGCTATTTTGTGTATGCCTTAGAAATATGGTTTCCGTCTATAAAATATTGCCAATATTACGACCTCTGGATACTTCAGATGACAGAACGACCAGAAATGACGATACGAAAAGTGTTGATATTTTCTCCCTCGAGATCAAGGTGCAGTTCAACGCAAACAGTATACGGGTATGAGTTGGGATATACAAatggcttttaaaaaaaatgtgtacatgtatcttcatGTCTCTACTGGTCTTTAGTTCAAATTCCAAAAGGGGCGTATCCTTTCTGTGTGGTGAACAGGACAGTAGGGGTGATTAGATTGTCAGTTTAGTCTTTGATCTGACACCTTTATTTGCCAGCACACTTCATATTCCCAAAGGATGGAAGTTGGTGGGATATACTTTTAATTGactatgggtgtgtgtgtgtggggggggggggtgttttggAGTTGAACATGTGTTTTCTCAAACTGACCCCCAGTTCCGCTGACCAAAGCCAAAGTCATCCCCTCCACCAGGAAAGAtcacattttccaaaatgacttCCCCACCCTATAATTTTATACCATTTTCTATGTTAACTATACTGGGTACGTCTTACTCTAACGCTGTCATACTATATGCCATTTGAATGTTATTAAAGAGCATGGATAACCTTTGGTAcaacttttgttttctttgtccaTGTTTATTTAGAATCTATGAAACATGTATATTATTCCTCTGAGTATCTCAGTACACAACACACAATGTGTGGTAGACTCCATCATTAACTGCAGTTAATACGACTCTAGTAAATTGGTCAAATTTAGCAAATGTTGACATGAACATATTTCTAATAAAATGCTACCTATGATATACCTACTTTTGGCATTACACACTGTAGTACGACCTCTAATAAAACTGTGGAATCAAATACATTTCTCTGTGCAGTGTATTTTaattaatacaaattaattgaacattattttcaatgttttttttgaaTTCCCTTAATACATTCAGATGTAGCAAAAACTAAAGTGCCCCTACAATTTCATTCTAAAACAGTTTTTTATTATGGGGATGACAAATTGATTGAAAACACAAATAACCCCAATTAATAGTGTTGTGTATGCTGATCAATATATGTCCACTGTGCTGAATTCAGTTAAGTGAAATATAGAGAGAGGTATAATCCAAACATTAACCCTAACCTGATATACAACTAGCCATTCTTGATGTACTACACCAAATACTACATGCTGACATTcttattttagaaaataatgCACATGGcgtatgcatatatgtaaatatgaatgGGGAGGTTACGGGAGGGGTATTCCCTCTCCTGAAGtagaaaatgttgacaaaatacagaGTTATTTCACGGCATAAAAATGACAAGTACACTCTTTTTTCGCcaaagtaaccccccccccccctcacttcAAATGGTGTTCTCCAAAATGCACCCCCACTTCAAGTggtgtatttcaaaatgacccccccccccacacacacacacacacacacacacagacgcacacGAAAACACCGCCCCCAGTCAGTTAAAACTGACTGTCCCCTAAGGAATCTTTATCTTCTCATATTCTGCATATTATTCCTATAAGGAAATCAAGTAAGGAGGGATGGATGGGGAGGGACCCTTTACAGGCCCTGACAAGGACCTGCTGCGGCACAGCATACATTTCTATACTTCCTTAACTTCCAAAGGAGCACACAATTCATTGCAGCCTGTGTAAGCTGGTAGGCTTGATGtaatatcataaaatgtattttaggTCCCCACTCATACAGTAGGGAACAAAagggttcaaatcttgcccagggGCTTGAGTCTATTCATAAAAATGGCATCGGCGAGGCTCGAACCAGCAAATTTGAAATGGCATAATTTTGAtgccattttgacctctatttgaacaatttgaacGGTAACACTGGAAAGGGGTTGGTTGTTTTCTTGAACttagtaacagcaaaagtttattttttttatttccgaggAGCACTGTATGTTATATACGTAGAATGTGTAAACTCGGAACATCTTTGGAGTACAGACGATTTACAAAGTGTACATGTCAAACCCTGTCCATTCAATAACTCGCAGTGGTTAATGTCACAACTAACCTTTGGCTGGATATGAGGAAATAGAATACTTGTGTGCGGTAGAGTTGCTTGAAAGCATTGACTAACGCATCGTTAACTCAACAAACAAGCGGATGTCTTcgctattttcattttgttatgttatcCAGCtatacatatatgaaatacTATACTTTCTTATCATTGTGTCTTAAATCTGTTTTTTCTTGGAGATTTTCTTATCAACCACATATGCATTGGATAAATTGTCTCCTGTGCAGAACATGTTGCTGTACTTTATTACAAATAGACTTGTCGGAAATCCATGCCCTCTTGTTTGATAAGgaagtaaatttacataaactgTAATTGAAAGGTTCTAGGGCAATAATTAGGCAAATTATTCAGAACATTTAATCTGCGACTTGCTGTTAAAATTATTTATATCTTTCATTTCTTTGCTAGCTATATCATTACCTGCACTACTTACATAGTCAAATAGAGTAGTAGGATTTTACTTATGCCGTATTTGTCGTATGAGATGTTATTTATACAACCTAGATTAAATGCTGTAAACTTATGAGACTTTTTACCGTGCAGTCCTGAATTGTTAGGTTTCCATCATGTTTGTCGGATAAGAAAAGTTGTTCATAGTTCATACTGAAATGTATGTCAGTAATATCAGAGTCTGGTAAATCTCTCAGCTGAGACAACACGTGTAGTCATGGTGATATTGGACATAGAGGTGAGAGGCAGCCTGAAACTTAGCTATGAAGTGTCAATGCCATTTACGGAATGTGAATTCGTTCCCATAAAACAAACGTACTAATGACTGTGTTCTCATGAAATGATTGCATTTTAAGTGTAAGCTCACTCAGTGAGTACTGATCACAGTTCAAGGCGTGGAAATCGAGATAACGAAACTCAGACATTTATTGAGTACATAAACCACTATAATGCAAGGAAGATAATGCACATACACACTCTCACACATacatcacatcgcatcacatcgcatc
This region of Glandiceps talaboti chromosome 4, keGlaTala1.1, whole genome shotgun sequence genomic DNA includes:
- the LOC144433498 gene encoding partner of bursicon-like, encoding MNFLLLITYCTAALFMMSRGQQHDSCYPDVTELVINQEILDEDTGFKKFCSGTASLQKCEGSCVSQVSPSVVSPTGFLKRCKCCRESTRRPKLVTLRTCRDMDRNILVGHSHVIELNEPADCACTECAF